The DNA window TgacagttttcaattttacaaagaGAACAGTTGcatcagatttatatttatttatcgcaTCTCTCTTTAGAATTACATACAGTTCAAATAATGGCGAACTGAATACTCaatctgatattttttcagtgGTAGAttgtatttaatttaaaataaaacaaacactTCCAATTCACGTCTTcctgttattaaaaaatattgttacacaATACTCCACGATCCTTTTTTGTTCACATACGTATGTGAATGTAAcatttgtatatattatgCTATGtatatcgttgaaattagaGCATTTAATTCTCGATCCTGAAATACAATTGGCgggttgtaaatttttattttataaaactaatgaaattatatattggatttttttttattgagacAACTAGAAgtgatttctttttattctgttctttcttaattttcgaaaaatatcgtgaTTTCAAAGTTAGCATTCAAACTAATCTTCAATCATGGTTTAAAATGTTGAGAATAATATTTAAGACGACCCACATGATTGTTGTTGAAAATCTATTGAAGCGCCACTTTTTCTCTAACTTTTAACATACGTATCTTAGTCTGCCTTCTGTTCAACAACGCCTTATACCGCTTGTACCATTAAGCATTAAATACTGTCTCTCACTTTAAAACTTAAACCTACATCTGTCGCAGTTTCTTATTTACTtaaaattgtacatacatgtataatgagAAAAGCATCTTAgtgttttaaaatattgtacttgaataataaaacaaaagacAAGAAAAACGAATGAATTATATATTTCCTTACAAACACGAAAATAAAGTATCTAATTCATTTCAACGTTTCTTTAGGTGGGCACCAATAATGGTAGCTTGGACAAGAAGCCTTCAAAAGAAGAACCGAGTACGCCAGAAAGGCGGACAAGTTTCGTCAAAAATCAAGAGTCTTCTTTGACAAGGAGAAACCAGGATCGTCTTTGCAAACGTAAAGCTGTTGATCACTTTAGAGATGTAGCACAGGATCAGGTTGATAGTGATGATGAAAATGAGAGTATATTTGATACAAAGAAGAAAGCTAAAACATCTGATATGTGTTGGGAACCCCAAATGAGATCAGGGAGCTCTAGCGGTTGCGAAAAACATCTAACACGTAgcgaaaaaatgttgaataatttgaacaaAGTTAGAATAGAGGAACCGTCTTTAATAACTGCGTACAACAGCGATGACTTTGACAACAACGATTTGGCAAGCTTGCGAAAGAAGAAGTATACGAAGAAAGTGGAGGAAGTTGATCGCATCTCATCACCCGAGGACTTCGTGCCTAGGCGCATCGTGCCGCCTAACCCAAGCAAACCTAAATCGGCACAGGTTGCACGACAAAACGGAGCAAAACGGAAAAGGAAATGCCCTGTAAAACAAGACGCGCAGGCCGTGTTGGAAAAAGGTTCAAATATAGGAACGACCGCAGCAGCGAGGGGTAAATTTAGGAATCCGTTTTCCAAAGAAACCAAGAGTCCGATTAGAACGCTGACCGATGGTGAAATAACAAACGAGCTCCATGATGATGAAACTGAGGAAAATCAGGGCGACATAGAAATAAAACCTTTGAAAGTGAAAGGTTTGTCAAGTAAACTGGCTCTCGGAGCATCGTGGCTGCTGCATAATAAAAACGCTGAGGCGAAATTGGAGGCTATTAAAATGACAGAGCACGCCAAACTGCAGAGTgaagaaatagagaaaagaagagaaatagCATTGATCAGATTGCAGAAGGATGAAGAGGAACGAAAGCAGAAACAAGCAAAAGAAGATGAAATGAAAGCTAAAGAAGAGAAGTGGAGAAACGGCGAAGTCATTCGTAATAAGAAACGCAGAGCGAGGCAGATGCAACAAAAACAGGCAGATGCAGAGAGGCACCGCCAAGAAATTGTGTTCACGGTTTGTATTATGAACTTTTCCGGACATAGCATaactaaatttcaattattgtgGAATAAATAGTCACATTCATAGTCCATGTACTTTTGTCTTTCCTaggacgatgatgatgataacaTCCCCACATCTATCAACATTAACCAAAAGGCTATAGAAGAACGAGTTCAATGCCCAATCTGTCTTCTCGAGTTTTCGAAAGCAGAAATACAACAGCACGCCGCTGACTGTAACCAGTTTGATAATGTCGCGATACCAGGTGGTAGCCGTTCGCCAGCCAGTAATGACGATTTTATGATAACTGATGACGATCAACTCTTAGTTTGCAACATTTGCTCTAAATTCTCAACAAAGGACGGTATCATCTTGGAGGATCACTGTCACCATTGTTTGTCGAAGGAAAGGGAGAAGCAGAGTAATCAGACTCAATTTGGTATGTAAATTAcgaatttctgaaatataattaacaattttgGACAACTATGATGGGACGTGTAATCATTTTGCTTTAAACTATTTATGTGCAATCTTCTGCAAATGCTGAAAAGTCAGATGGACAAATATcagaagaaaaggaaattcaTTAACTAATCTATTTTATATAATAGCAACATCATGTGACCTCCGCTAACGATTGATTGATCAACTGAAATTCAGATTCACCAGACGCACGAATAATCGAAGTTCCAACATCACCGATACGCTGTTTTATTCCAATCAGTGAGCAAAGTGAATCCTCTATAAACTACACGGAGCAATTTCTTcggcaaaaaagaaaacgaaaatcgcCTGCAAACATAAAGCGGAGGCAGTGACTGGGTAGCTTCTTCCTACTTCAGCATTTAGCTTCTACAACGTACAgaagaatttcaaacaaattcgTACATTACAGGTTCTTCACTTAAAAATCAACGAGAATTTTCAGCCTATGTAAAGAGTCATACACGTTGTATTCCAAGCAGTTTTCTTACAAACACAGGCTAATGTGCTTTTGGTAATTATATGGATATAAATTACCGAAGCTATGTACAACAAAACGTTCTCACCAAACGTTTGTTTGGGTACCTAATTGGATTGTAAACTGCAAATCCATTCATAAATTGAACAGCATACAGTTTCGTGGTGTTGCTGCTAGATGCAATCACGGATTGactgatgataataataataataacattagaaatgatgataatatgccaattatttatattacatatgttacaagtaaatttgaataaaaattacgtgCGGTTatacaattgaaatttaatacaCAAGTTGTTTTACATATGGTTTATCGATATTGAGTAATATTAATTCCTTGTTGTTGGTCATTGTGGGTAAAGAAGACTGTTGTAAGTATCATGATTACATCGCGCATACATGAAAAACCTTAATCACAGACAGAAGAGTCTCAAAACAAAAGCTATCATCTtgtgataaaatataatttatccTTTCCACTCTTTGATGATGACCACCTGCATATGACATATGTCTTCCGATAGGTTTCGTTCGCATAACTTactcttattttcatttttcgctgTCACAGCGATTTCGGCCtgaatgttaatttttattttgcgcCGCAATTAAGCGTGTTTTATTGATTTGTTGGGTCAATTGAATTTCCTAGGAGCCCCCCGTCCCCCTCTATCAGGTCAAAACATTAAgttattgaatataaaatataatggacgaattatattcaaactttttctatcattttaaaggaaaaaaaaaaaaacgtttcgatTGTTAAACATTCCACTTGAAATTATTAGCATTTTACTGATGTACTACAGTTCAGATGGTGTAAATAAGTTATTGTTATACTGTCGCTACAATTCGATATCGGGACTACATAAAACAAGAAAATGCTACAGTCAACAGCTTATTACCTCCTTTTGGCGTAACGTGGCCATGACCCAAGCGTTTTGTAATAGAGAATATGCAAGCGTTGTACCTATTTTGTTAACTGACGTtgaatgtcgaaaaaaaaaaataccccaGCAATTTTGGTATGAGCAGTGATTAAGATGAATTAAAGATTTTTACAGCATATTTACATGAGAAGGGAAATTATACCGACGAGCAGTTTTTACGTCACAATCTGTGTACAGAAAGCTTATTGAGTTAGCGATAGGGTTTCAAAAAActgttgtataaattgtttgCCGATCATACTCGTCGATTTAAAACTTGTACTAATTGGAATAAGATTCATAATTAATGTTTTGCATTCGCAAAAACTTTTATGATTACAATATTAATAGATTtaactattttatttttcttgaacttacattttaaatttcatcaagtATTTATAACCGAAGAGTACAAGTTTTGTCCGCTCAACTGCATGGCGAGCCCAAGTCACCATATTTATCTTTGTAAATAAAGTGTGATAAGAGACATGCAAGCAGATTTGTTTACACTCTTATCAGTTTGATGTATAAGGTCGCAGGTCAAATTAAAGTGAGGTATTTTGATAGCATACAACTATAATTGACTTGAAGACTTGCTTGAGTTCAGTTAATGTGGCGAACCAGATGATTTATCAGTTATAATTGATGCAATCAGAGATTTCTAACCACCGCCTATGATCGGAGGTTACCTTTCAACGACAGACAAGTCAGCTGCACTCCACATCTGGGGTGTTTGAACGATCTCAGAAGAATTGATGTGCaaagtttcattttccaacaacttgaaaatgaaattaaccCAAGTATCACCTTTCCTTTCattgtttctcttttccttcGGTGCTCAATCAATCAGCTTAAACGGTCGCTGGAATGCCTACATTCTGTCTCCGAGTAAGTAAGATGATTTCCCAGTTGCAGACTTATCTATATTTTTCCAGAAAACTCACAAAATTCTTATGACATTTGTTTACAGATGACACGTTTCATAGGCTGAACGAAGGCAGTGAGTAGCTTAGTAGTTATTTGACGGATTGCGGTGTTTCTCTAGTAATCTTCATTACTTACCTCTTTCCAACTTTGCAGCTGTATCGTTTGATGCAACGGTACCTGGAGGCGTCTACACAGATTTAGTCAAGGCTGGAATAATTCCAGAAAATTTAATCGGTCAAAATGATGTCAACAATCGTTGGGTGGGAAATCAAATCTTCGCATTTACCACCAGCTTCAATGGTACGATACATTGATAAACGAATCCGTGTACAAGTTTTGGCTAATGTTTTTTATCGTAAATTATAAACCCACAGTCAGCGTGCCGTTCCATGAAACTGCAAATGCAATTTTAACGTTTCATGGACTGGACACATTTGCTTTAATATTTATCAACGAGATACCAGTTGGGGAAGCGACAAATATGTTTGTGAGATATCGATTCGACGTGACAAAACATTTACAGGTAAATAACAACTAGGGGTTTTTATGCTATGGAATCATGCGATTCTGCGTGGATagtttattttacatttgtcGTTACACCGCAGGTTGGGgagaataatttgaaagtGATATTAGGTTCACCAATCAGGGCAGCCAACGAACTGTATGACGAACAGAGCCGCAAGTATATAGTACCGCCCCAATGCGTCCCCAAAGAATATAACGGAGAATGTCACGTAAATCATATAAGAAAAATGCAAGCCAGTTTTTCATGGGACTGGGGCCCAGCGTTTCCTTCAATTGGAATTTGGTAAGATTTTCTTCCTCTGTGAACCTTTTCTACTTTATCACCTTTActctacaatttttatactttttcagGAAAGACGTTGAACTGGAAGTTGTAAAATACATTTTGGTAACTGATGTGACTGCGGATCTctacaagaaaaataacacCTGGCACATCCTAATAACAGCGTTCGTCAATACTGT is part of the Neodiprion virginianus isolate iyNeoVirg1 chromosome 5, iyNeoVirg1.1, whole genome shotgun sequence genome and encodes:
- the LOC124305451 gene encoding uncharacterized protein LOC124305451 isoform X1 produces the protein MSTGEGSSKQRNQMSAKEIEAAEMAQELMSMEMYEDGMGYDQMKQILQVINESRDMAGIEPENRSSQEMSQYSQEMTGTEVALQGNAKRDLLSDENSLPKPSFSYRQQSDKVSPTASSRKSVLDGEPVEEMSLSSPELFTNEERNLRRSSTDPESIFDKLVKENTMASGEVEETQTEPLVKNAWQIVSDISQDSQNSPSASFRVNVENAKSRKNQRVERWKLDPTKSVIEESDVPLRQKDRPVIQERIPYNFCHHRKALDAKEKLLNVLTYQLGEVADIWRRKHRHDASEFQWGSPIKVGTNNGSLDKKPSKEEPSTPERRTSFVKNQESSLTRRNQDRLCKRKAVDHFRDVAQDQVDSDDENESIFDTKKKAKTSDMCWEPQMRSGSSSGCEKHLTRSEKMLNNLNKVRIEEPSLITAYNSDDFDNNDLASLRKKKYTKKVEEVDRISSPEDFVPRRIVPPNPSKPKSAQVARQNGAKRKRKCPVKQDAQAVLEKGSNIGTTAAARGKFRNPFSKETKSPIRTLTDGEITNELHDDETEENQGDIEIKPLKVKGLSSKLALGASWLLHNKNAEAKLEAIKMTEHAKLQSEEIEKRREIALIRLQKDEEERKQKQAKEDEMKAKEEKWRNGEVIRNKKRRARQMQQKQADAERHRQEIVFTDDDDDNIPTSININQKAIEERVQCPICLLEFSKAEIQQHAADCNQFDNVAIPGGSRSPASNDDFMITDDDQLLVCNICSKFSTKDGIILEDHCHHCLSKEREKQSNQTQFDSPDARIIEVPTSPIRCFIPISEQSESSINYTEQFLRQKRKRKSPANIKRRQ
- the LOC124305451 gene encoding uncharacterized protein LOC124305451 isoform X3; the protein is MSTGEGSSKQRNQMSAKEIEAAEMAQELMSMEMYEDGMGYDQMKQILQVINESRDMAGIEPENRSSQEMSQYSQEMTGTEVALQGNAKRDLLSDENSLPKPSFSYRQQSDKVSPTASSRKSVLDGEPVEEMSLSSPELFTNEERNLRRSSTDPESIFDKLVKENTMASGEVEETQTEPLVKNAWQIVSDISQDSQNSPSASFRVNVENAKSRKNQRVERWKLDPTKSVIEESDVPLRQKDRPVIQERIPYNFCHHRKALDAKEKLLNVLTYQLGEVADIWRRKHRHDASEFQWGSPIKVGTNNGSLDKKPSKEEPSTPERRTSFVKNQESSLTRRNQDRLCKRKAVDHFRDVAQDQVDSDDENESIFDTKKKAKTSDMCWEPQMRSGSSSGCEKHLTRSEKMLNNLNKVRIEEPSLITAYNSDDFDNNDLASLRKKKYTKKVEEVDRISSPEDFVPRRIVPPNPSKPKSAQVARQNGAKRKRKCPVKQDAQAVLEKGSNIGTTAAARGKFRNPFSKETKSPIRTLTDGEITNELHDDETEENQGDIEIKPLKVKGLSSKLALGASWLLHNKNAEAKLEAIKMTEHAKLQSEEIEKRREIALIRLQKDEEERKQKQAKEDEMKAKEEKWRNGEVIRNKKRRARQMQQKQADAERHRQEIVFTDDDDDNIPTSININQKAIEERVQCPICLLEFSKAEIQQHAADCNQFDNVAIPGGSRSPASNDDFMITDDDQLLVCNICSKFSTKDGIILEDHCHHCLSKEREKQSNQTQFATSCDLR
- the LOC124305451 gene encoding uncharacterized protein LOC124305451 isoform X2, whose translation is MEMYEDGMGYDQMKQILQVINESRDMAGIEPENRSSQEMSQYSQEMTGTEVALQGNAKRDLLSDENSLPKPSFSYRQQSDKVSPTASSRKSVLDGEPVEEMSLSSPELFTNEERNLRRSSTDPESIFDKLVKENTMASGEVEETQTEPLVKNAWQIVSDISQDSQNSPSASFRVNVENAKSRKNQRVERWKLDPTKSVIEESDVPLRQKDRPVIQERIPYNFCHHRKALDAKEKLLNVLTYQLGEVADIWRRKHRHDASEFQWGSPIKVGTNNGSLDKKPSKEEPSTPERRTSFVKNQESSLTRRNQDRLCKRKAVDHFRDVAQDQVDSDDENESIFDTKKKAKTSDMCWEPQMRSGSSSGCEKHLTRSEKMLNNLNKVRIEEPSLITAYNSDDFDNNDLASLRKKKYTKKVEEVDRISSPEDFVPRRIVPPNPSKPKSAQVARQNGAKRKRKCPVKQDAQAVLEKGSNIGTTAAARGKFRNPFSKETKSPIRTLTDGEITNELHDDETEENQGDIEIKPLKVKGLSSKLALGASWLLHNKNAEAKLEAIKMTEHAKLQSEEIEKRREIALIRLQKDEEERKQKQAKEDEMKAKEEKWRNGEVIRNKKRRARQMQQKQADAERHRQEIVFTDDDDDNIPTSININQKAIEERVQCPICLLEFSKAEIQQHAADCNQFDNVAIPGGSRSPASNDDFMITDDDQLLVCNICSKFSTKDGIILEDHCHHCLSKEREKQSNQTQFDSPDARIIEVPTSPIRCFIPISEQSESSINYTEQFLRQKRKRKSPANIKRRQ